The Miscanthus floridulus cultivar M001 chromosome 17, ASM1932011v1, whole genome shotgun sequence genome has a window encoding:
- the LOC136515647 gene encoding uncharacterized protein — MGHRPKTPPPQNPIFSLAPARPLGPDTRRCHSADAAPPRIPSPPAPPARPRTPPSPTHASAARQRCPPAQLAHASTVATPDPPRIPLPTSRRRNAKLAHTRATATPAPSHRRAHRGEPPPLRAPWPCIPRSRSNPPRPGRAARRAALGNAPPPSALPAVAVHACCHCRRARPFLPAHAGPARPHAPLVLPPAWKKEEEAASASHGGQSISNFIAYGLARKGKATSAVTFTPDDPPESYNNPSVHTRISSYASEARPRTRMAQELRDLAARTEQAKRERQAERERQAKQLAEITTFLQNFGQMHGVAVPQFAPPLPPVIASPVSMKPNCFD; from the exons ATGGGCCATCGGCCCAAAACCCCCCCACCCCAGAACCCTATCTTCTCCCttgcgcccgcccgcccgctcgGTCCCGACACCCGCCGCTGCCACAGCGCCGACGCCGCTCCACCGCGCATCCCCAGCCCGccagcgccgcccgcccgcccacgcACGCCGCCCTCGCCCACCCACGCCAGCGCCGCCCGGCAGCGCTGCCCGCCCGCGCAGCTCGCACACGCGAGCACCGTCGCCACCCCCGATCCGCCGCGCATTCCCCTGCCCACCAGCCGCCGCCGCAACGCGAAGCTCGCACACACGCGCGCCACCGCCACCCCCGCTCCGTCGCACCGGCGCGCCCACCGCGGTGAGCCCCCGCCACTGCGCGCCCCCTGGCCCTGCATCCCCCGCTCCCGTAGCAACCCCCCACGGCCCGGCCGCGCCGCCCGACGCGCGGCTCTAGGcaacgcgccgccgccgtccgcgctGCCCGCCGTCGCTGTCCATGCGTGCTGCCACTGTCGACGCGCGCGACCGTTCCTCCCTGCACACGCCGGCCCCGCGCGCCCCCATGCTCCCCTGGTCTTGCCGCCGgcttggaagaaggaggaggaagcagca tcggcgtcacatggtggccagtccATCTCCAATTTCATAGCATATGGTCTGGCCCgcaagggtaaggcgacgtccgCTGTCACCTTCACCCCGGATGACCCGCCCGAGTCCTACAacaacccgagcgtccacacccgcatcagttCGTACGCATCGgaggcaag gccgagaacgaggatggctcaggagctgcgggacctggCGGCGAGGACCGAGCAGGCCAAGCGGGAAAGACAGGCCGAGCGGGAAAGGCAGGCCAAGCAACTAGCGGAGATTACAACGTTCCTGCAGAACTTTGGGCAAATGCACGGTGTAGCTGTGCCGCAGTTCGCTCCACCGCTGCCGCCAGTTATAGCtagtcctgtgagtatgaaaccaaattgcttcgactag